The sequence AGACAGCGTCCCGCCAACGTCTCGCGTACATTGACCTGACTCGAGGCAATCTTTGATGGCGCTGTCGATGGCATCAGCCGCCTTTGGCAATCCGAGCGACCATCGGCACATAAGGCCAAAGGACATGAACATGCCGATCGGGTTGGCGATACCCTTGCCAGCAATGTCCGGTGCAGATCCGGAGACTGGTTGATAGACGCCCATGGGCATTCGGAAGTCTTGTGAGGGAATGGGGGGACCGTCGATTTCAGCGGATCCGAGCACACCAAGAGATCCAGGGATGACCGATGTGAGATCGCTCAGAATGTCGCCAAAGAGCTGTGCGAGAGCCGTTAAGTGGCGCCCGCAAAGTGCCGTTTCCACGTCAGTTGCTGTTGGTTGAACTCTGGACAAAATTGCGTAGCACTCACATTTTCGGTCAGGACGACGCCGTTGAGCTTTCGCGGGTCTTTCGCCAGCAACATCGCAGCCGAGTCGACGAGTTGGTGGCTCAATTTATCCATTAGCTGAGGAAATTCGTCGCGGATGGTCTCGGTGACCACTTGGCGCCAGAGTCGCGATGTTGCCATGACGTTGGCCTTGTCGACCGAGATGATAGGTAGTGGGCCATGACTGCTGGCAAGCGATAGAGCCGCTGCCACGCGTGTCAGACGAACAACCTCTTCGCGTGTATATTCGCAAAGATCTGAAGCTGTGTCTCGGAagggcaagatcaaggGTTGAGCATCGAAACTGACTTTTCGTCAGCACGCCATATCCGTGAAGAACGTGCGGTCCAACAATCAAGTCTTCCTTACGATTTCAAATTGAATAAGATGAGATTGTTCACGCAGCTGGCTTACCTTTGTGGGCAAGGGGGTCTGGCTCTTGCTTTCTGCCAAAATAGATACCCCCTGCATTCTCTCGCAACGTGATGATGTTGACGCCACGAACGACATGCTCTTTGAGCGAGCTCAGTTCGAGTTGGCGCTCCGAGATGATCTTGGCAGGCCTGACGTTGGCGTATAGATTCAGATGTTTACGCATGCGCAAGATGCCCGTTTCTGGTCTCCTACTTGAGTCACCAACATCCCATTTCGGGCCTCCGACGCTGCCCAACAGGACTGCATGGCACTCGGATGCTTCTTGTAGGGTACTCTCCTGGATCGGGCAATCATGTTGGTCAAGGCAACTGCCTCCTATCAAACGCTCGAAGGTCTCGACCTTGATACCGAAATGTGACTGGATCACATCAAAGAGCGGCAATACCTCGGCCATGACTTCTGGTCCGATGTGATCGCCTTGCAACACCATGACCTTGAACGCCTTAGGCGCATCTTTGCCGCTGCTTCTTGACATCCCGGGTCACACAGCTTATGCGCTTTTGTGCTTTTGAACTATGTCGTTGAGCGATGAGTGATTCCAACTTGTGCTTGCGAGGGACGTAGCTGAGCGCCCTCGAGCGGATATGGCGTTGATTACTTtacgatgacgacgacgccgaagGGTGAGGACGAGAAGCCCGGTCGTTAAGTGTTTGTTGAGAAGGAGGCGGTTTAAAGTTCTCGCTTTTGGACTGTGGTCGTTTGCAGCGATCATCGATCGGGTTTAGTTTAGTCACAGTGCTGATTTTCTCTTTCCCCAACACAAGCCCATGCACACTGGCTGATTGCGGTACTGACTAATTCCGAAAATTCACCGCGACAGCCAAAGTGCGTCTTTTTTTTGCCTCTCACCCCACACACCCTGCATCGAACCACGCGGCCCTTGAGGTCCTGCAGCTATGCGTGCATGATGGTCCAACCGCAATCACATGGCCGATACACCGCTTTGCACAagagacaatcacgaattggtCATCTGACAATAGTCATGTCAAACTTCTTGTCGTTTTGGCTCGCATATTTCCACATAAGGCCGTCCGTTGACAGAGCAGCGGGAAGCTTGTGATCCAGCCATTTCGGAACAaacagattcgtgattcatgattgatAATTAACGTGGAACGTTGGGATAGACAATTCGATACGGACTTAGGAGCCGTTGAAGACGCCGGTCTTTCCGATAATTCGCGATTGCGTCTGctccattcacgactcgtgactgcatGCATGATAGGCCGTGCCCTCTCTCGAAATCTGTTTGATCGTCGGGTGCCTCTTGTCCACTTTATCCAATCTTTATGAGCAGCTTCGTTCCGTCTAGGCCGATGAATCTTGCTGCACCCAAGCATTGCTTCTCTTCGAACCGATTCTATACTTAAATTGGCCACGAAGAGACAACGCTAGCACAGAACGTTGTTGCTTTGTCCTGGTATCGATAGCACAACGACCACAGCGTCGCGTTTTGGATCCTTGCTCACAACTATAACACGGCAGCCGCTCACGTCCAATCCCTGAGGCTTTCTATTTGGTGGCCTCTTTGCCcaagcaacgacgacgatgatgaatACCAAGCTCAAAGATCTTTCGCTGCTGGAAGCCTCTGACTTTCTCAAGGCTCCGGACAGTCTTGATACATCTGACAACGAATCGTTTGATGTGATGGGTGAGTCACGCAACCACCGTATTGGTCAACTCTCAAGGTTCTCGATCTGCGCTGTATCGCTGGAAGCTAACAAGATCAGCCCGTGCGATCCACTCAACCTACAGACCCAGGCTCGGGAAGGCCGATATGCCGCTTGACGGCCTCTAACCTCAAAGACGTGGACTATGCCATTCAGGccgcaagccaagctttCCCGTCGTATTCGGCAATCCCGGCCAGAGAACgcgcgatgctgctgctgaattTCGATAAGCTCATCCGTGACAatctcgacgatcttgCTTGGATTCTGGTCTACGAGACGGGCAAACCGTTGGAAGAGGCACGAGCAGAGGTGCAGTATGCGCTCACTTTCAGCTGGTGGTACGTTGGAGAGACCGAACGTGTGCAAGGTCAAGTGGTCAAGAGCGCCACCAATCCTTCTCTACGCTACTTGACGGTGTGGCAACCCGTCGGCCCTGTGGCAATCCTGACGCCCTGGAACTTTCCTGTGGCGCTCTTCGTCCGCAAAGCAGTCAGTGCCCTCGCAGCCGGATGCACAATTGTCGCCAAACCATCACCTGAAACGCCTCTCTCGACACTTGCGGTTGCCAACTTGCTCCATCGCGCTGGTTTCCCCTCTGGCTCCGTCAACATTGTCCTGGCATCCTATCGGAATACCCCGGCCATCGGCCAGGCCCTTTGCACTGATCTGCGTATCAAGAAGCTCAGCTTCACAGGTAGTACCCGTGTAGGCCGACTACTGATGCAACAGTGTGCACCAACCCTCAAGAAGCTAACGCTTGAACTAGGTGGCCTTGGTGCGTACCTCATCTTCGACGACGCTGACATCGAGGCAGCTGCCACAGCACTTGTCGCCAATAAATTGCGACACGCAGGCCAGACCTGCATCTCGGCGCAGAGGACTTTTGTGCATGAGTCCATCGTCGATAGAGTGCTCAAGTGCATCATAGAACTGCTGGATCGTGTAACGCTCGGACACGGTGCCCAACCATCTACGACACTCGGACCACTGCAGACCGAACGAAGTCAGCAAAAGGTTCGCGAGCATATCGAAGACGCCAGAGCTAAAGGCGCCACAGTTTATACGTCAAAAGCTGCTGTGCCGAGCTCTGGATACTTTGTTGCGCCGACCCTGATCGTAGGATGCACCGCTGAAATGCTTGTCTTCCAAGAGGAGTCGTTTGGTCCACTCATCAGCCTGACGAGCTTCGCCACAGAGCAGGAGGCTGTAGCACTGGCCAATAAGACTGATATGGGCCTGACTTCTTACGTATTTACCAAGGACTCGGCGCGGCTTTGGCGAATgtttgagcagctcaaggccGGTAATGTCGGACTGAATGTCGGCGGCAGTACCACGGCGGCCGAGATCCCATTTGGCGGTGTCGACCAGTCAGGGTTCGGAAAGGAAGCCGGAATCGGCGCCGGCCTTAAGGAGTATATGGTCGAGAAGTCGGCCACCATGTCGATAGCATAAGGCAAGCCCCGCCAACTTTGTCCCCGGCAGACTGCCACGAAAGCCTCAAAAGAACAAACTTACCGCGCCAATCCAGCGAAAGAGCCATCAATCCACTACTTTCCTTTCGACACATATTACTGGAGCGTTGTTGTAACATTTAGTGCCTAGCTCAAAACATACTGTATTGCTTTCTGAGGCAACGTCGGTCTACGTACCTACATTGGCCCATAGAGTTATGCTTGGAAATGTACTTAGCTCTGGAAATGCAACTGGTTCAAGGTAACGAACATCGGTATTTCATTCCCTCACAACGATACGTCGATGTAGCAGATACTGACAAGGCTAGAGGGTTGCAGTGATGATGCCGCCGCTGCGATTTGCAGTGCCCGGTCTCATCTATGAAGCCTGCCAGCCGTTGCATAGCAGTTGCGTACTGTTAGGCGGAATGAGGGCAGACGTACGTGCAGCCACGGATTGTCAGGCTGCCGGCCCTGTATCTTGGCGGTATGCGACGTAGCAACAGAACGAGACGGTCAATGTTGTTATTCGAATAGCGAGATGAAGGCGGCCTCGATGAAGGTTGTTTCTGAATGCCTCCGTTGCCACCCTTGCATTCGCCTACGCTTCGCACCAGCCACCGCCAAGCTCAAACCTTGGTCCTTTCTCACGCATCGATGCGAACATCGACACTCACTTCAAATTCCAACATCGACTGTCAACCGACACTTTAAAAACAATTCATCTGGGGTCTGCTCGCCCTGCATCAGGCTTGCTAGCGTATCTAGCCACGAGCACGTCCCCACCGACTGATATGCGTGTTATAGACAAAAAGAAGGTGATCGAGTATCCAGCTTCATCGTTTGATACCACATACTATTTCTCGGAGCATCGATGCTCGCGATGGAGCTTGCATTGTGCAGAGCGAATGTCATATGTTGGTGACGAGCTAGCCAGCTGGCGATCCATGAAGTGTGATGCGATCactttcacgattcacgatttttgaGTAGAGCGCGCAGCAGgacaattcgtgatttctcGGAGCAATCAACACCTTCGGAGATAGGCTCTGGGCGCGCTTCGTTAAAGCTCGTTCTTCTCTTGCCCATTCTTGTGCCACCGTCTTAGGTCCCAAATCCTTACCGACTTCGCCGGCTGTTCCAGTCCGCCGTCCCTGTTACATCATCTCGGCTTATACCGATTACCGTTTTGCGGTGTCACACGACTAGGCACGATGCCATCCAGCAGTCAAAATGTCGTGTCCCACCCCTTCCTCCCGCAACCCTCAGGGTCGAGTCGTCTGAGTCCAGTCGCATCCACGAGCAGTGCCAACTTCGACTCGAACAACGCCATCACCGATACGTATGACCGCAGCTTCGATAATAATGAGAGCGGAAAACGCAATCGATACCAGTACAGCTGCCTGCAATGTCAACGGCGAAAACAGCGATGTAGCCGCACTTTTCCCTGCGAAAAGTGCGTGCAGCGTGGCATAGCTCATCTATGCTCGCCCCCTCCCAATCTTCATCGCCCTTCAAGACGTATTCGCCTGCGTCAAAAGCTTGCACTGGCAGCCGCTGACGCGACAGCATCGGATCAAAGGCAAGAGGTCAAAGAGGATATAGACACCATGGACAGCTacgagcttgacgacgagcacgacgCCAGCCCGTCGAAGCCATCTCAGGACGTAATCGGCACTGAAAATGGCAATGGTTTCCTCCAAGGTAACCCGCCCTTTGGTCAGCCAGAACCGACGGATGCCGCTTCCTCTCTGTATTCTTTGCACCGTAGAATGCATGAGCATTCATATTGTACAGGCCCCCCAGGGCAAGATCCAAGGAATCAGCGTTATCATTCTCATCAACAGCTTCAGCAACAACATCAGGGGCCACAATCTACATCAGCGCAACAATACCAAAGCTCCGAGTTGCACATACTCCAACGCTCTCACTCGCTCCACCAGATGCACGACCAAATCGAGGCGGGTCCTCCTGCCAGCTCATCAGCTTTAACTCGTAAGAGACCAACAGCGCACAACTCGTCTCCAACTCGCATGCTGCCACCCGCTCATAGCCCTTCAGATATGAGCTCATCCTCCATGCAAGAGCCAGATAGCTTCCGTCCATCCGATATGGTAAGGATCTCGACTCGCACCCATGTGCACCTTAACAACCCAGAAGTGGCCCAGTCTGgcgctctcgctcaacttgctgctgtggccCAATGGCCATCATTGCAGCAACTTCATCCGGACCCTGACCCTTCGGACGACCGCCGAGATGTGTCCGTGTCGAGTGCGAATCCAGGCATACCATCCGTGTCGAGTTCGCAAATGTCGATTGCGGGCGGCCTGCTTGgtgcagcttcttcttcgcgCAGTTATCAGAGTGTACCTGCGATCGGTTCAGACCAACGCAGCATCGTggatgcagacgatgcaTTCATTGGCAAGCCCGCACTCAACGGTCTCGGTTGGAATCCATTTCGCCGTCACGAGGGCGTTGGCACCGACCTTTTGTCCTGGACCGCTCATCTCGGCAGAGGATTCGGTCTCGTTATTCCCAAATACGAGCTTCGGTCTGTGCAACACTCCCTTCCGAGCAAATCAGAAGCACATCGCCTCCTGCAAATATACCTGGACGACTTTAATTGGTCACGATTTCCGTCCAGCCCGAAAGAGTTGACCAAGGTGATAGACGTCTGCATCGATCGGTGTTCCGTCTCGGATGATGTGCAAATGCTGCCCGTCATGGCTTTCTGCTTGTCCATATTCAGCTTGGCTACACTCGATTTAGCGGTTCGTCCTTACCCAACAAGGTCCTCTCGAACCTACTTTTTTGCCGCACGCAAAGCACTGTCCCTGTCCGAGAGTCTTGGACTAcacacgctcgactcgctaTCGGCATCTTTGAATCTTTGTCGATATTTGGATCTTTGCCGTGTTCCTAGATCGACCTGGCTGCAAGTGGCATCATGCATGCGAGGCGCTATCGACTTGGGCCTGCATCTTGACGGCGCATACCTGGGGCAAAATAACTCGGCGACGTTGCAGAGGCGCATTCTCTGGTCGCATATCATTCATCAAGATCGCGAATGGAGTGTTCTTTTCGGACGACCAATGACCGAGATTCCCTTTTCGACAACCCCTTCGCCGACACTACAAGATTATTTGCTGTCCGGGCTTGAGCTTCCATGTGCTCAGTATCTCGTGGTGCGTGACTCTTTTCGAATCTATATCGAGCGTATCTCGCGTCTCTTTCAGGAGATTGCTGCTAGCTCCACCTCTTCGCCAAGTAGCCGGATCTACGAACGAGCGCTCGAAATCGACCGCGATATCGTTGATTTCGTCGCAAACCTGCCACCGTGCTTATCGGTGGGGTTGCCTCTGTTCGGTGGCGCCATGAGACATCAAGACTTTTCGACCACTTTCTACCATCACCTTTGCACCAATCAGATCCTGTTTTTCCGCTCTTTGCTGCATCGACCCTTCTGGATGGAGTCTTCGGACCTAGTATCCTCCGACAGATTCAAGCACTCGCGCCAGATCtgcgtcgatctcgcccTCAGCGACTTGCGTGGGCGTCGCTTGCTTTCGCGCCGAATTCCTGTGACCATGCTTTGTCATCTGTACGGCAGTGCCTACTCGATGCTGAGTATGAACACCGTCATTGCCAGCGACATGCTGTTTGCGCTGGAGCTCGAGGAGATTCTTCTGGTCGAACAAGTGCAAGAAAAGCTCGGCTTTATCCAGGAATATGTGGCGACGGTACGTGCCAACATTCAGGAATCGCGTGGCGACCACCTCGCCGTTAAAGAACTCTACTTGATGCGATCGCTGCTGAAACGCATCCAAGACAAAGTCGCAACGCTGAATCCGCAGAGTGTCGGATTCCAGGTTCTCGGCGTGCGTTACCCAGGGGGTTGTGCAGACCGACTCGCAATGACGCTGACAGAGCTGCAGAGTGCAGCccacctgctgctctcAATGGCGCGTGCGGGCGtgcgcatcgacgatgcaaCTCGAGTCCCTCCAACAGGCGAGGATAAGATTTCCATGAGCAGCGGATCGGATCCCAGCTCTGCACCATCATCGATTGGCGCAAATGCAGGTGTATCTGCAGGCGATCGACCGTATGCTCCATCGCAAGGCGGCTATCTTGCTGCAAGGGATGCACGTCTCGGTCTCGAAGGGGAGGCTCACGTCGCTACGGAGAGAGCCGGAATAGGCGACGCTGCGTCCGTTTCAAGCACGCTCAACGCTGCCAATGCGAATGCAGTCACGCCTTCCGTTGATTCTCTCGATCTCTTCCTGTCTAATGCTGACGAATGgctgtcgtcgttgctcaATCCTGGCGCGGCTGCATTCTCCGCGCCGACACAGCCGCTCGACTTTGGATTCTCTCTGTTTTGATTGATTACCCCTAATGACATCCTTCTCAGCCATGTTCGCAATGGGACAAGTGgctctccatctccatTGCGCTCAAATGAAGTCTGTCTTGCGAGAGAACGATCACGGCGGAGACTAGATAGCATCTCAATTGCCTCGCTCTTGCTTCGTTCTACTGGGAAACCGTTTATGAAGGCCTCGTTCCTTGCGCcagagctgcagctgccggCGGGTGGGGCTGCCACAGCAGTAATTTAACCATCGATGAAGCTGGACCCTTCTCTCTGTTTCCTGTTTCTCCCCATGCCACTGCACCTTTATATCCCTGGTTGGCAGGCCAGAAAAAGGTCGCATCGCTCCCTGTCGTACTGTCGTGTCGTTCCTGCGCAGACACTACGCGCTCGTTCGCTCCTCGTACGCCTGCATagtcgagcaagctgtcGGCTGTGTCTTGCGACCCATTCTGTCATTTCTTCGGTCAACCCTTAACCCTCGGAGCAGTACAGGTCCCTGTGCAGGCGGAAACATCTGCAGCAGTCCTCAAAGCCAGTTCGTCGCAGTTATCTCCTGCATGCGAGTGCAAATCAGCTAAGTTATGCCCACAATTCCACCCTTCAGATGCGGTCTGCACGGCATTGCATGCAAGCTGTTGCTTCCTTTGTCGTCGCATTGGGTAGAACACCAGATTTCACCTACTATATCCAGCcgagaagagcaagaaggtAACACTTTGCATTAAAACTGGCATGTCATTGCGGAAACGCTGCGCACTCAATTCCTCGCTCCAGTCAGAGCTCCCCGGCGGCAATACTCGATCCTCTGTGCTTACTCTGGCCACAAATGTAGAAGGGAGTGCAACCATGAAAACTGCGTCGAATGCTGATTCATGCTTTTCCGACACGAATCGATCCAATTGACGCTGCCTTGCACAAAAAGAATCTCAAagctcttccagctcaTACGACGACTGCCAGGAGATGCTTATGTAGACCGGATTTGCTTCTCTTCGCTCGCGCTGTCTTTGATTCGTACGTTTGTCCCGTTTTGTGCGTTCTtatcgatctcgtcctgTTTTCACTGCTTACTGCTTCCAATACAAGAAATGTCAAGAATGAAATAGAGCGAGGAGCGATGGTTGAAAGCGTGTGTGACTTTGTAACGCTGAGTTTTATGACTGCGCTGTGCTGACAAACGTGATTAGCGCAGTTCGTTGAGCCGTGGTTGAGAGGACGAGtaggacgacgacgatgacggcgGGGCTAAGGGACTCCCGATCCATTCCTGATTATGACTCGATCGGGACATTCAAGAACGGACCTGCTTGGAGGTTGGTTTACGTTAGCGTCTCCCGATCTGGCAATTGAGTGCACGGCCGAAGGTCGAACAGCAAATAATTTCAGTTggtcattcgtgattgcgttGCTTTCAGCGTGGAACTCTATGCACAGGCGAGAAATGAATGGACCAAGGCACTGgaatcagtcacgagttgcagTAGTGACGTTTGGATATGTACGAATAGGTTACATCAAAAGtcgtcagtcgtgagtttcaGCAGGTGGGATGCAATGCGTACGCAGCAGAAAAtgaagaatcgtgaatagtgaCGTGACTTGGAACGGCGCAGGGGTATATCTAGACCGCTTACTTGGAGTCGCCGGTGGAAGTGACAATGTTGTCCCCCTTGAAGCTGCTCTTGTTGGAGCCAGCGTCAATGTCAGCGTACTCGACGTCGCCGCTGCGGTGGGCAGCAGCCTTAGTGTCGGTAGCGGCGTGCGAGTTATCGATGTGCCAGTCGTCCGTAGCAAACAGCTCGTCAATCTCTTCAAGGCTTCGTCCCTTGGTTTCGGGGAGGAAGAAGTAGATGACGGGAACCCAGCACGCGTTGAGAACGGCAAAAATGATGTAAGTCCTCCAGCCAATGTTTTGGAGTGCACTGGGTGTGAACTTGACGATGGCAAAGTTGAAGATCCAGTTCGAGGCGGTGGACAGAGCCGAGCCCTTGGTCCTGATGAGCAACGGAAGCACCTCCGAAGGGATAAGCCAAACTGTTGCCTGGAAGCCGAGGGAGAAGAAGAACTCAAACACGAAGAGCATTGCAGAAGCGGCTCGGCCATAGTTGGCATTCTGCGTGCCGTCCTGGATCACCTTGACAAGGCCCGTTTGGACGCACATGACGGCCGACATACCAGCAATGCAAGGAATCAGGAGCTTCTTGCGGCCAACACGGTCAATGAAGAAAATCGAGATGATAGAACCGAGGATCAGGCACATGTTGAGTCCACCAGCCATGAGTGCTGACTTCTTGTCGTCCAATCCGATCGACTTGGAGAAGAGCGTTCCGGAGTAGTAGATAAGGGCGTTGATTCCCGAGAGCTGTTGAGCGGCTTGGATGAAGCAAGCAAGGAACAAACGCTTGCGGGTTTGGATGCTGTCTTTGGCGACGAGCGATGCCCATCCGGTGTTGGCAGCGGCTCGCTCATGCTCGAGAGCCTGCTGGATACCAGCATAAGAATTTTGCACCTCGGGAGAGTCGATAGAAGCGTTGTGGAGACGCTCAAGAACAGCGATCGCCTCTTCGTGACGGCCCTTTTTGGCGAGCCAACGGGGGGAGTCGGGAATGATGAGGGTTGTGAGTACAAGTACAATGATGAAGACACTTTGGAGAGCGACAGGGATTCGCCACACTTTGCTGCCGGTGAGACCGCTGTAGGCGAAACCATAGTCCATCCAGTACGCAAAAACAATACCGATGTTGAGCACGGTCAGATCAAGTGCAACAAGCTGGCCACGGGAGACTGCTGGCGAGGTTTCGGCTTGAAGGATGGGAACGGTCGAATTGATGGCACCCATACCAAGACCACTGATGATTCGACCTGCAATCATGACGCCGACTGTACTGGAGGCAGCCTGAATGGCAGCTCCAATAAGCATTAGAATCGAGCTAAGGAGAATTGTGCGACGACGTCCGAGGACATCACCAACAACAAAGGTGGAAAGCGCCCCGATCACGCAACCAATCTCGTACAGTGATACGATGTTGCCGATGGTGTTGGCGTCGGGGTCGTTGAACGTCTCCTTGAACTGGGTCGTGTTGATAACGCCGCCCAACAGTCCGTTCTCTATTCCGACAGTACAGAAGGCCACGGCGCAGGTTGCAGTGATGACAGAGAGTAGCGCATTGCCGCGGAGGCCGATATCGATACCGAAATGGTCGTTG comes from Mycosarcoma maydis chromosome 18, whole genome shotgun sequence and encodes:
- a CDS encoding putative beta-isopropyl-malate dehydrogenase, which codes for MSRSSGKDAPKAFKVMVLQGDHIGPEVMAEVLPLFDVIQSHFGIKVETFERLIGGSCLDQHDCPIQESTLQEASECHAVLLGSVGGPKWDVGDSSRRPETGILRMRKHLNLYANVRPAKIISERQLELSSLKEHVVRGVNIITLRENAGGIYFGRKQEPDPLAHKDLCEYTREEVVRLTRVAAALSLASSHGPLPIISVDKANVMATSRLWRQVVTETIRDEFPQLMDKLSHQLVDSAAMLLAKDPRKLNGVVLTENLFGDILSDLTSVIPGSLGVLGSAEIDGPPIPSQDFRMPMGVYQPVSGSAPDIAGKGIANPIGMFMSFGLMCRWSLGLPKAADAIDSAIKDCLESGQCTRDVGGTLSTQQAGSALRQSIQEFLS
- a CDS encoding putative succinate semialdehyde dehydrogenase, coding for MMNTKLKDLSLLEASDFLKAPDSLDTSDNESFDVMDPGSGRPICRLTASNLKDVDYAIQAASQAFPSYSAIPARERAMLLLNFDKLIRDNLDDLAWILVYETGKPLEEARAEVQYALTFSWWYVGETERVQGQVVKSATNPSLRYLTVWQPVGPVAILTPWNFPVALFVRKAVSALAAGCTIVAKPSPETPLSTLAVANLLHRAGFPSGSVNIVLASYRNTPAIGQALCTDLRIKKLSFTGSTRVGRLLMQQCAPTLKKLTLELGGLGAYLIFDDADIEAAATALVANKLRHAGQTCISAQRTFVHESIVDRVLKCIIELLDRVTLGHGAQPSTTLGPLQTERSQQKVREHIEDARAKGATVYTSKAAVPSSGYFVAPTLIVGCTAEMLVFQEESFGPLISLTSFATEQEAVALANKTDMGLTSYVFTKDSARLWRMFEQLKAGNVGLNVGGSTTAAEIPFGGVDQSGFGKEAGIGAGLKEYMVEKSATMSIA
- a CDS encoding putative sugar transporter translates to MGSKYHYTPRRISNDHFGIDIGLRGNALLSVITATCAVAFCTVGIENGLLGGVINTTQFKETFNDPDANTIGNIVSLYEIGCVIGALSTFVVGDVLGRRRTILLSSILMLIGAAIQAASSTVGVMIAGRIISGLGMGAINSTVPILQAETSPAVSRGQLVALDLTVLNIGIVFAYWMDYGFAYSGLTGSKVWRIPVALQSVFIIVLVLTTLIIPDSPRWLAKKGRHEEAIAVLERLHNASIDSPEVQNSYAGIQQALEHERAAANTGWASLVAKDSIQTRKRLFLACFIQAAQQLSGINALIYYSGTLFSKSIGLDDKKSALMAGGLNMCLILGSIISIFFIDRVGRKKLLIPCIAGMSAVMCVQTGLVKVIQDGTQNANYGRAASAMLFVFEFFFSLGFQATVWLIPSEVLPLLIRTKGSALSTASNWIFNFAIVKFTPSALQNIGWRTYIIFAVLNACWVPVIYFFLPETKGRSLEEIDELFATDDWHIDNSHAATDTKAAAHRSGDVEYADIDAGSNKSSFKGDNIVTSTGDSK